One genomic window of Halolamina sediminis includes the following:
- the purS gene encoding phosphoribosylformylglycinamidine synthase subunit PurS, with the protein MTAYTATVTVRLKRGVLDPEAETTQKTLERLGFELADLRSADQFEVDLDADDADSAAERADEMARRLLANPTLHDYDVVVEEQAE; encoded by the coding sequence ATGACCGCCTACACCGCGACGGTGACGGTGCGGCTGAAGCGCGGCGTGCTCGACCCGGAGGCCGAGACGACCCAGAAGACCCTCGAACGGCTGGGGTTCGAGCTCGCGGACCTGCGCTCGGCCGACCAGTTCGAGGTGGATCTGGACGCCGACGACGCCGATAGCGCCGCCGAGCGCGCCGACGAGATGGCCCGGCGGCTGCTCGCGAACCCCACGCTCCACGACTACGACGTGGTGGTGGAGGAACAGGCAGAATGA
- a CDS encoding pentapeptide repeat-containing protein, translating to MIDTDGGCAYVLDPETWDGDGAETCYVSDEVLNDDGVWMCPHDTSEEEKFCVFHRPLDAKAEGEALDALLDVMDAEYGSETERNRAQQFVNATFWSLAPGDRRTERVIGDLDLSHAEVSGDVDWGDTVFEGDVRFAGTVIGDDASFHETVFESATTFRGASFAGDAVFSKTRFGGHALFTGAEFGERALFAMAAFPEGASFYKTVFGGVAKFESAEFDGYGNFRDAMFESTARFRRATFADDARFRGVTFAGKSDFTRTTFERDTTFTRIEFGALRFDGATFVGGVQFGWDAPGDAKFRDAVFDGDADFEDVSLPGANFAGADLTDASFVDATLHDATFERALLSRATLFGADLRGAKLAGAVLGDVRVDEDTAFLGQPATGRSEYTLTAVRSRPLCVYDPDYGDGEGDIDKAKSYYRALEELGRRHALPRLQSRCFVRRQDLQRRGYWERATSEGESAEETLVAGARWCRASVARATLLYGESPWRAVGYSAITIFGFALIYPLGGWVQPVGGDPITYASLAADPSLLAGLIYYSTLVFTAFGFGGFEPVGVGRVLTTVETVSGALLLALLVFILGRRAAR from the coding sequence GTGATTGACACGGATGGCGGCTGTGCGTACGTCCTGGATCCCGAGACGTGGGATGGGGACGGCGCGGAGACGTGCTACGTCTCCGATGAAGTGCTGAACGACGACGGTGTCTGGATGTGCCCCCACGATACGAGCGAGGAGGAGAAGTTCTGTGTCTTCCACCGCCCGCTTGACGCGAAGGCCGAAGGGGAGGCACTCGACGCCCTGCTCGACGTGATGGACGCCGAGTACGGGAGCGAAACGGAACGGAACCGGGCCCAGCAGTTCGTTAACGCGACGTTCTGGTCTCTCGCCCCTGGGGACCGGCGCACCGAGCGGGTTATCGGGGACTTGGACCTGTCCCACGCCGAGGTCTCGGGGGATGTCGACTGGGGCGATACGGTGTTCGAGGGCGACGTTCGATTCGCCGGCACCGTAATCGGGGACGACGCGTCCTTTCACGAGACAGTTTTCGAGAGCGCAACCACGTTCCGGGGAGCATCCTTCGCCGGGGATGCCGTATTCTCCAAGACTCGTTTCGGGGGGCACGCCCTCTTCACCGGAGCCGAGTTCGGGGAAAGGGCACTGTTCGCCATGGCCGCCTTTCCGGAGGGCGCCAGTTTCTACAAAACCGTCTTCGGCGGGGTCGCCAAGTTCGAAAGTGCAGAGTTCGACGGGTACGGAAACTTTCGCGACGCGATGTTCGAGTCGACGGCCCGGTTTCGCCGCGCCACATTCGCGGACGACGCCCGGTTCCGCGGTGTCACATTCGCGGGAAAAAGCGATTTCACGCGAACCACCTTCGAGCGGGATACGACGTTCACTCGCATCGAGTTCGGGGCCCTCAGGTTCGACGGGGCGACCTTCGTGGGCGGTGTCCAGTTCGGATGGGACGCGCCCGGCGACGCGAAGTTCCGCGACGCGGTTTTCGACGGCGACGCTGACTTCGAGGATGTGTCGCTCCCCGGTGCGAACTTCGCCGGAGCCGATCTGACTGACGCGTCCTTCGTCGACGCCACCCTCCACGACGCGACCTTCGAGCGGGCGCTCCTGAGTCGGGCGACCCTCTTCGGTGCGGACTTGCGGGGGGCCAAACTCGCCGGTGCGGTCCTCGGAGACGTGCGGGTTGACGAGGACACCGCGTTCCTCGGCCAGCCGGCGACGGGGCGATCCGAGTACACTCTCACGGCCGTCCGCTCGCGCCCGCTTTGTGTTTACGACCCTGACTACGGGGACGGGGAAGGAGACATCGACAAGGCCAAGAGCTACTACCGGGCACTGGAGGAACTCGGCCGGAGACACGCGCTTCCCCGCCTACAGAGCCGGTGTTTCGTCCGCCGGCAGGACCTCCAGCGGCGGGGCTACTGGGAGAGGGCGACGAGCGAAGGTGAGAGCGCAGAGGAAACTCTCGTCGCTGGTGCCCGCTGGTGTCGGGCGTCGGTGGCGCGCGCCACGCTGCTCTACGGCGAGAGCCCGTGGCGCGCCGTCGGATACAGCGCCATCACGATTTTCGGCTTCGCGTTAATCTACCCCCTCGGCGGGTGGGTTCAGCCAGTCGGCGGGGATCCGATAACGTACGCGAGCCTCGCGGCGGATCCCTCCTTGCTGGCGGGACTAATCTACTACTCGACGCTCGTGTTCACGGCCTTCGGCTTCGGCGGCTTCGAACCGGTCGGCGTTGGACGGGTGCTGACTACCGTCGAGACGGTCAGCGGCGCGTTGCTGCTCGCGTTGCTTGTTTTCATTCTCGGCCGACGGGCGGCCCGCTGA
- a CDS encoding PQQ-binding-like beta-propeller repeat protein — protein sequence MLPSTDSPIDRRAALATGVAAASSLAGCTSVRELRRLYDDPHTHHSDAALGDPPEPWPTLGHDSRRTGARETAPAIGDEPTVERVGAGGGEFRDNAPAVTTEAVYATTVSYGENDRTRGFAATGRDGEPWWDRQWANDDPPAPPTIQGETALLSRAGRTVAVDRRTGEVRWEYAAGNADGAPTAVGETVFLPGRRLLALDGVTGERRWAADDLPNPPGPVAATDSTVFAESDGTLSAVDAADGSVRWEESVPEPSYDAPVVGDAVVAMMGSEGLLQAIPRTDEAERWQRQVPGGQVAPSIADGRVLAVSDTNDSLLAFDARTGETDWTTDLGPTVDTRVAVGGETAFVMGYDESVEEDSLFCIDTTSGTVRRTVSLRTAADEPLATEGTGVALADDGVLFPAGVDGEYGIYRLG from the coding sequence GTGCTGCCCTCCACCGACAGCCCAATCGACCGACGCGCCGCGCTCGCGACGGGCGTCGCCGCCGCGTCGTCGCTCGCCGGCTGTACGTCCGTTCGCGAACTCCGACGGCTGTACGACGACCCGCACACCCACCACAGCGACGCTGCCCTCGGCGACCCACCCGAGCCGTGGCCGACGCTGGGCCACGACAGCCGCCGGACCGGGGCTCGGGAGACGGCGCCGGCGATTGGCGACGAGCCGACCGTCGAACGCGTCGGCGCCGGCGGCGGCGAGTTCCGGGACAACGCCCCGGCAGTAACCACAGAGGCAGTGTACGCGACCACGGTATCGTACGGGGAGAACGACCGAACCAGAGGGTTCGCTGCGACCGGCCGTGACGGCGAGCCATGGTGGGACCGACAGTGGGCAAACGACGACCCCCCCGCGCCGCCGACGATCCAAGGAGAGACCGCGCTGCTCTCCCGTGCCGGCAGGACCGTCGCCGTCGACCGCCGGACCGGGGAGGTCCGCTGGGAGTACGCCGCCGGTAACGCCGACGGCGCCCCGACAGCGGTCGGGGAGACGGTGTTCCTCCCCGGCCGGCGGCTGCTCGCACTCGACGGCGTCACCGGCGAGCGCCGCTGGGCGGCCGACGACCTACCGAACCCGCCCGGCCCGGTCGCGGCGACCGACTCGACCGTGTTCGCGGAGAGCGACGGGACGCTCTCCGCGGTCGACGCCGCGGACGGGAGCGTCCGCTGGGAGGAGAGCGTTCCCGAACCGAGCTACGACGCGCCGGTCGTCGGCGACGCGGTCGTCGCGATGATGGGTTCGGAGGGGCTCCTACAGGCGATCCCGCGGACCGACGAGGCCGAACGCTGGCAACGACAGGTCCCCGGCGGGCAGGTCGCGCCGTCGATCGCCGACGGCCGCGTGCTCGCGGTCAGTGACACGAACGACAGCCTCCTCGCGTTCGACGCCCGCACCGGCGAGACGGACTGGACGACGGATCTCGGCCCGACGGTCGACACTCGGGTCGCCGTCGGCGGCGAGACGGCGTTCGTGATGGGGTACGACGAGTCGGTCGAGGAGGACTCGCTGTTCTGTATCGACACGACGAGCGGGACGGTTCGCCGCACCGTGTCGCTCCGAACCGCCGCCGACGAACCGCTGGCGACCGAAGGAACGGGCGTCGCGCTCGCCGACGACGGCGTACTGTTCCCGGCGGGCGTCGACGGGGAGTACGGGATCTATCGGCTCGGCTGA
- the cofG gene encoding 7,8-didemethyl-8-hydroxy-5-deazariboflavin synthase subunit CofG yields MIPGADEYGIDLSVSDAEVDRLLDVTPDDVSAADALTFSRNVFIPLTTACRYTCTYCTYYDVPGEADLMSPAEIREECRIGADAGCTEALFTFGDDPDDRYTAIHDQLAEWGHGSIHEYLREACEIALEEGLLPHANPGDQTPEQMAEVADVNASMGVMLETTADVQAHSGGRRKTPGQRLNTIKNAGELGVPFTTGILVGIGEGWRDRAESLLAIRELHERYDHVQEVIVQNVVPNERSDFEKPSLETMRRTVAMARAALPEEVSVQVPPNLSPARDLLDCGVDDLGGVSPITDDYINPDYEWPALRELGEIADSAGVPLYERLPTYDRYLPADLRREGFDGRVADPPANGGEWLPQPVRERVAEDDAHGRRFRAVARRAGPLSVPE; encoded by the coding sequence GTGATCCCGGGCGCCGACGAGTACGGTATCGACCTCTCGGTCAGCGACGCCGAGGTCGACCGCCTGCTCGACGTGACGCCCGACGACGTCTCGGCGGCCGACGCGCTGACGTTCTCCCGGAACGTGTTCATCCCGCTCACCACCGCCTGCCGCTACACCTGCACCTACTGCACCTACTACGACGTGCCGGGCGAGGCCGACCTCATGTCGCCCGCAGAGATCCGCGAGGAGTGCCGCATCGGCGCCGACGCGGGCTGTACGGAGGCGCTGTTCACGTTCGGCGACGACCCCGACGACCGCTACACCGCGATCCACGACCAGCTGGCCGAGTGGGGCCACGGCTCGATCCACGAGTACCTGCGCGAAGCCTGCGAGATCGCGCTGGAGGAGGGGCTGCTCCCCCACGCCAACCCCGGCGACCAGACCCCCGAGCAGATGGCGGAAGTCGCCGACGTGAACGCCTCGATGGGCGTGATGCTGGAGACGACCGCGGACGTACAGGCCCACTCGGGCGGCCGGCGCAAGACGCCCGGCCAGCGGCTCAACACCATCAAGAACGCCGGCGAGCTCGGCGTCCCGTTCACCACGGGGATCCTCGTCGGCATCGGCGAGGGGTGGCGCGACCGTGCCGAGAGCCTGCTCGCGATCAGGGAGCTCCACGAGCGCTACGATCACGTGCAGGAGGTGATCGTCCAGAACGTCGTCCCGAACGAGCGCTCGGACTTCGAGAAACCCAGTCTCGAGACGATGCGCCGGACGGTCGCGATGGCCCGCGCCGCGCTGCCCGAAGAGGTCTCGGTGCAGGTGCCGCCGAACCTCTCGCCAGCCCGCGACCTGCTCGACTGCGGCGTCGACGACCTCGGCGGCGTCTCGCCGATCACGGACGACTACATCAACCCCGACTACGAGTGGCCCGCACTGCGGGAACTGGGCGAGATCGCCGATAGCGCGGGCGTCCCGCTGTACGAACGACTCCCGACGTACGACCGTTACCTCCCGGCGGATCTGCGCCGGGAGGGGTTCGACGGCCGCGTCGCCGACCCGCCCGCGAACGGCGGCGAGTGGCTGCCCCAACCGGTCCGCGAGCGCGTCGCCGAGGACGACGCCCACGGCCGGCGGTTCCGGGCGGTCGCGCGGCGGGCGGGACCCTTGTCGGTCCCAGAGTAA
- a CDS encoding tubulin/FtsZ family protein, with amino-acid sequence MKLAMIGFGQAGGKIVDKFVGYDAENGSNIVRAAVAVNTAKADLMGLDNIPESQRVLIGQSRVKGHGVGADNELGAEIAEEDMDEVQGAIDSIPVHEVDAFLVVAGLGGGTGSGGAPVISKHLKRIYTEPVYGLGILPGSDEGGIYTLNAARSFQTFVREVDNLMVFDNDAWRKTGESVQGGYDQINEEIVQRFGLLFGAGEVEQGGEVAESVVDSSEIINTLSGGGVSTVGYASEEVENAGGGNGGLLSRLTGGEEEDELDTAHTTNRITSLVRKAALGRLTLPCEIEGAERALLVMAGPPKYLNRKGIERGRKWLEEQTGSMEVRGGDYPVRGANFVASVILLSGVNNVPRIKELQQVAIEAQENIEDIQEESEENLDELVNDDDDELESLF; translated from the coding sequence ATGAAGCTGGCAATGATCGGGTTCGGTCAGGCCGGCGGGAAGATCGTCGACAAGTTCGTCGGCTACGACGCCGAGAACGGCTCGAACATCGTTCGGGCCGCCGTCGCGGTCAACACGGCCAAGGCCGACCTGATGGGGCTCGACAACATCCCGGAGAGCCAACGGGTGCTCATCGGGCAGTCCCGGGTGAAGGGCCACGGCGTCGGCGCCGACAACGAACTCGGCGCCGAGATCGCCGAGGAGGACATGGACGAGGTGCAGGGGGCCATCGACTCCATCCCGGTTCACGAGGTCGACGCGTTCCTCGTGGTCGCCGGCCTCGGCGGCGGGACGGGCAGCGGCGGCGCGCCCGTGATCTCCAAACACCTCAAGCGAATCTACACCGAGCCCGTCTACGGGCTGGGGATCCTGCCGGGCTCGGACGAGGGGGGTATCTACACCCTCAACGCCGCGCGATCGTTCCAGACGTTCGTTCGTGAGGTGGACAACCTCATGGTGTTCGACAACGACGCGTGGCGGAAGACCGGGGAGTCCGTCCAGGGCGGCTACGACCAGATCAACGAGGAGATCGTCCAGCGCTTCGGGCTGCTGTTCGGCGCGGGTGAGGTCGAGCAGGGCGGGGAAGTCGCCGAAAGCGTCGTCGACTCTTCGGAGATCATCAACACGCTCTCCGGCGGCGGCGTCTCCACCGTCGGCTACGCCAGCGAGGAGGTCGAGAACGCCGGCGGCGGCAACGGCGGCCTGCTCTCCCGGCTCACCGGCGGCGAGGAGGAAGACGAGCTCGACACCGCCCACACGACCAACCGGATCACCAGCCTCGTCCGGAAGGCGGCGCTCGGACGGCTCACGCTGCCCTGCGAGATCGAGGGTGCCGAGCGCGCGCTGCTGGTGATGGCCGGCCCGCCGAAGTACCTCAACCGCAAAGGCATCGAGCGCGGGCGGAAGTGGCTCGAGGAGCAGACCGGCTCGATGGAGGTCCGCGGTGGCGACTACCCCGTTCGGGGGGCGAACTTCGTCGCCAGCGTGATCCTGCTGTCGGGCGTGAACAACGTCCCGCGGATCAAGGAGCTCCAGCAGGTCGCGATCGAGGCCCAGGAGAACATCGAGGACATCCAGGAGGAGAGCGAGGAGAACCTCGACGAGCTCGTCAACGACGACGACGACGAACTCGAGTCGCTGTTCTGA
- the cofH gene encoding 7,8-didemethyl-8-hydroxy-5-deazariboflavin synthase subunit CofH, with product MTTAADLDEGALEFEHLPESDQSFENALAKAADGERLTVDDAVELLTTGTESPGVDPARKERVLELADRRRAEAVGDTVTFVANLNNNVTTACNTGCLFCNFKNPDSAFEKGSDVEHSGFTKTPAESREAVRDGLERGIYEVTSVSGLHPAFALDAEHREILEGYDDPARAVNYKPPERYETDPGTYVEQLEAMSVGGVHLHSMTPEEAYHARRGTDRSYESIYGRLRQAGLDSAPGTAAEILVDEVRDVICPGKMDTGEWVDAMEGAAAAGLPVTSTMMYGHVENEMHRAKHLQVIRDLQDRTGAITEFVPLSFIHQNTPLYEAGVVDGGATRDEDELLVAVARLFLDNVEHIQSSWVKSGDEHGLKLLNCGADDFMGTILSEEITKRAGGEYGEFRSVADYAEMVSAIGRPLAERSTDYEQTRRVEIDGGPYGPKLGPQADGTPLLD from the coding sequence ATGACCACGGCGGCGGATCTCGACGAGGGGGCGCTGGAGTTCGAGCACCTCCCCGAGAGCGACCAGTCGTTCGAGAACGCGCTCGCCAAGGCCGCCGACGGGGAGCGACTGACCGTCGACGACGCCGTCGAACTGCTGACGACCGGCACCGAGTCGCCGGGGGTCGACCCCGCACGGAAGGAGCGCGTGCTCGAACTCGCGGACCGCCGGCGCGCCGAGGCGGTCGGCGACACGGTGACGTTCGTCGCGAACCTCAACAACAACGTCACGACCGCCTGCAACACGGGCTGTCTGTTCTGTAACTTCAAGAACCCCGACAGCGCGTTCGAGAAGGGATCCGACGTCGAGCACTCGGGGTTCACCAAGACGCCCGCCGAGAGTCGCGAGGCGGTGCGTGACGGCCTCGAACGCGGCATCTACGAGGTCACGTCCGTCTCGGGCCTCCACCCCGCGTTCGCGCTGGACGCGGAACACCGGGAGATCCTCGAAGGCTACGACGACCCGGCCCGGGCGGTGAACTACAAACCCCCCGAGCGCTACGAGACCGACCCCGGGACGTACGTCGAGCAGCTGGAGGCGATGTCAGTCGGCGGCGTCCACCTCCACTCGATGACGCCGGAGGAGGCGTACCACGCCCGCCGGGGGACCGACCGCTCCTACGAGTCGATCTACGGCCGGCTCCGCCAGGCGGGACTCGATTCGGCGCCCGGTACCGCGGCGGAGATCCTCGTCGACGAGGTGCGGGACGTGATCTGCCCGGGGAAGATGGACACCGGCGAGTGGGTCGACGCGATGGAGGGCGCCGCCGCCGCGGGGCTGCCCGTCACCTCGACGATGATGTACGGCCACGTCGAGAACGAGATGCACCGTGCGAAACACCTCCAGGTGATCCGGGACCTGCAGGACCGCACGGGCGCGATCACGGAGTTCGTTCCGCTCTCCTTCATCCACCAGAACACGCCGCTGTACGAGGCGGGCGTCGTCGACGGCGGCGCCACCCGGGACGAGGACGAACTGCTCGTCGCCGTCGCGCGCCTCTTCTTGGACAACGTCGAGCACATCCAGTCCTCCTGGGTGAAGTCAGGCGACGAGCACGGCCTCAAACTGCTCAACTGCGGTGCCGACGACTTCATGGGGACGATCCTCTCCGAGGAGATCACCAAGCGCGCCGGCGGCGAGTACGGCGAGTTCCGCAGCGTCGCCGACTACGCGGAGATGGTGAGCGCGATCGGCCGCCCGCTCGCCGAACGCTCGACGGACTACGAGCAGACCCGCCGTGTCGAGATCGACGGCGGGCCGTACGGGCCGAAGCTGGGGCCGCAGGCCGACGGGACGCCGCTGCTGGACTGA
- a CDS encoding mechanosensitive ion channel family protein, with amino-acid sequence MQTLTALQFGLSGELFGVSLSALAGRVLAFVAGFLVTMLIGRVVLIPLLLRVLRARGFTEALRGLTKSAANALVLFAAVAVAFMAAGFPSFLTAAATLSGALALALGFAAQDLVGNFVAGVFIIKDKPFEVGDWIEWNDNSGRVEQIDLRVSTVRTFDNERITVPNSELANNAITNPVAYETLRQKFVFGIGYDDDIELAREAIVEEITAVDGVLTDPEVTTRVTELGDSAVGIQARFWIDDPDRGDYVAVRSEAVKAVKERFDDEGIDMPYVHRQLVGEVDVNEHTES; translated from the coding sequence ATGCAGACACTCACCGCACTGCAGTTCGGGCTGAGCGGCGAGCTGTTCGGCGTCTCGCTGTCGGCGCTGGCCGGCCGGGTGCTGGCGTTCGTCGCCGGCTTCCTCGTCACGATGCTGATCGGCCGCGTCGTCCTGATACCGCTGCTGCTCCGTGTCTTGCGGGCTCGGGGTTTCACCGAGGCGCTGCGCGGGCTAACGAAAAGCGCCGCCAACGCGCTGGTGCTGTTCGCGGCCGTCGCCGTCGCGTTCATGGCCGCCGGCTTCCCCAGCTTCCTCACCGCGGCGGCGACGCTGTCGGGCGCGCTCGCGCTCGCGCTCGGCTTCGCCGCGCAGGACCTCGTCGGTAACTTCGTCGCCGGCGTGTTCATCATCAAGGACAAGCCGTTCGAGGTGGGCGACTGGATCGAGTGGAACGACAACTCCGGCCGGGTCGAGCAGATCGACCTCCGGGTGTCGACGGTCCGGACGTTCGACAACGAGCGCATCACGGTTCCGAACAGCGAGCTCGCGAACAACGCGATCACCAACCCCGTAGCCTACGAGACGCTCCGACAGAAGTTCGTGTTCGGGATCGGCTACGACGACGACATCGAGCTCGCCCGCGAGGCGATCGTCGAGGAGATCACCGCCGTCGACGGCGTGCTGACCGATCCGGAGGTGACCACCCGCGTCACCGAACTCGGCGACTCCGCGGTCGGCATCCAGGCGCGGTTCTGGATCGACGACCCCGACCGCGGCGACTACGTCGCGGTCCGCAGCGAGGCGGTCAAAGCGGTAAAGGAGCGCTTCGACGACGAGGGGATCGACATGCCGTACGTCCACCGCCAGCTGGTGGGCGAAGTGGACGTAAACGAGCACACCGAGTCCTAG
- the cofC gene encoding 2-phospho-L-lactate guanylyltransferase codes for MHVVVPFAADRPKTRLADTLDTDERREFADAMLRDVLAALDAVPRPLDVTVLSTGPVDAVDAAVEIDERALTPAVNDRLDTAPTAVVMADLALATSDALADLLGAEADLAIAAGLGGGTNALLARDPAFHVDYHGTSYCDHLAIAREAGLSIREVDSRLLAVDIDEPADLPELLLHGDGAARDWLEDAGFELSVGGGRVEVVRE; via the coding sequence GTGCACGTCGTCGTTCCCTTCGCTGCCGACCGTCCGAAGACCCGTCTCGCCGACACGCTCGACACCGACGAGCGACGCGAGTTCGCCGACGCGATGCTTCGGGACGTGCTCGCGGCGCTCGACGCGGTCCCGCGGCCCCTCGACGTGACGGTGCTCTCGACGGGTCCCGTCGACGCCGTGGATGCCGCGGTCGAGATCGACGAGCGCGCGCTCACACCCGCCGTGAACGACCGCCTCGATACGGCGCCGACGGCGGTCGTGATGGCCGACCTCGCGCTCGCGACCTCCGACGCGCTCGCGGACCTGCTCGGCGCCGAGGCCGACCTCGCGATCGCCGCCGGGCTCGGCGGCGGCACGAACGCCCTGCTCGCTCGTGATCCGGCGTTTCACGTCGACTACCACGGCACCTCCTACTGCGATCACCTCGCGATCGCCCGCGAGGCAGGGCTCTCGATCCGCGAGGTGGACTCGCGGCTGCTCGCGGTCGACATCGACGAGCCTGCAGACCTGCCGGAGCTGTTGCTCCACGGCGACGGCGCGGCGCGGGACTGGCTGGAAGATGCCGGGTTCGAGCTCTCGGTCGGCGGCGGGCGGGTCGAGGTGGTCCGGGAGTGA
- a CDS encoding phosphoribosylaminoimidazolesuccinocarboxamide synthase, translating into MTSVKEFRVDREPTDDELGRGRFVFTDDYSVFDWGPMPDTIPEKGRSLCTMGADNFERLADAGVPTHYRGVVDPADAGVDAPPTAGLDAVSGPPRQMAIDLTVVPELPHGTDGYEYDAFHASAGSHYLVPLEIVFRNEVPVGSSLRTRKEPEDVGLNRHRWPDEAVSLPEPIVEFSTKFEEQDRYLDEREAEAIAGHADLDDLRETALAVNDAITERAAETGFVHEDGKIECLWVNGEIRVADVAGTFDENRFAYGGQELSKEVLRQFYKAYDPDWVAAVKDAKAVAAEEGVADWKSFCEEAPDELPADVREVAGEMYAAGTNAYTGWEWFEAPGIDEAVDAVQEL; encoded by the coding sequence GTGACCAGCGTCAAGGAGTTCCGCGTCGACCGGGAGCCGACCGACGACGAACTGGGTCGGGGGCGGTTCGTGTTCACCGACGACTACTCCGTGTTCGACTGGGGGCCGATGCCCGACACGATCCCCGAGAAGGGCCGGAGCCTCTGTACGATGGGCGCGGACAACTTCGAACGCCTCGCCGACGCCGGCGTACCGACTCACTACCGCGGCGTGGTCGACCCCGCGGACGCCGGCGTCGACGCGCCGCCGACGGCCGGCCTCGACGCCGTCTCCGGCCCACCCCGGCAGATGGCGATCGACCTCACGGTCGTCCCGGAGCTCCCCCACGGCACGGACGGGTACGAGTACGACGCCTTCCACGCGAGCGCCGGGAGCCACTACCTCGTCCCCCTCGAAATCGTCTTCCGGAACGAGGTGCCCGTCGGCTCCAGCCTCCGGACGCGGAAGGAGCCCGAGGACGTGGGGCTCAACCGCCACCGCTGGCCCGACGAGGCCGTCTCACTGCCCGAGCCGATCGTCGAGTTCTCCACGAAGTTCGAGGAGCAGGACCGCTACCTCGACGAGCGCGAGGCCGAGGCGATCGCCGGCCACGCCGACCTCGACGACCTGCGGGAGACCGCGCTGGCGGTGAACGACGCCATCACAGAGCGCGCCGCGGAGACCGGGTTCGTCCACGAGGACGGGAAGATCGAGTGTCTCTGGGTCAACGGCGAGATCCGCGTCGCCGACGTGGCGGGCACGTTCGACGAGAACCGCTTCGCCTACGGCGGACAGGAGCTGTCGAAGGAGGTGCTCCGGCAGTTCTACAAGGCCTACGACCCCGACTGGGTCGCTGCGGTGAAAGATGCCAAAGCCGTCGCGGCCGAGGAGGGCGTCGCCGACTGGAAGTCGTTCTGCGAGGAGGCGCCCGACGAACTGCCGGCCGACGTGCGCGAGGTCGCCGGCGAGATGTACGCCGCGGGGACGAACGCCTACACGGGCTGGGAGTGGTTCGAGGCGCCCGGGATCGACGAGGCGGTCGATGCGGTTCAGGAGCTGTAA
- a CDS encoding DUF5789 family protein: MDREIKLNELDAALADLDYPVDRAAAVDACGDVTLLLADGTEQLADVVGDSGAERFDSAEDLASEVMSTLPQHAVGEPYQSEGDG; the protein is encoded by the coding sequence GTGGACCGAGAGATCAAACTCAACGAACTCGACGCGGCGCTGGCCGACCTCGACTACCCGGTCGATCGCGCGGCGGCCGTCGACGCCTGCGGGGACGTCACGCTGCTACTGGCTGACGGCACCGAGCAGTTGGCGGACGTGGTCGGCGACTCGGGCGCCGAGCGGTTCGACTCCGCCGAGGATCTCGCGAGCGAGGTGATGAGCACCCTCCCCCAGCACGCGGTTGGCGAGCCCTACCAGTCCGAGGGAGACGGATAA